In the genome of Streptomyces sp. 846.5, the window GCCCTCGGCGTACTTGTCCGCGAAGACCGAGCCCAGCAGCGCGCGCACATCGGGAGCGGAGTGGTTCTCCCCCGCCAGCAGCCCGATCTGGTCCGCACGCCTCACCCGCTCGGCCGCGAGGATGGCCGTAAGAGCAGGATCGGACATAGCTGCACACTCCCTGGGCAGTGCGGACGCTCTCACTGTAGGGCGGGGTACAGCGTTGCGCTCTGCGGAATCGTTCCGCCGAATGGCTAGACGGTCACCCGGGCCACGCCCGTCAGCGCCGTCACGATGGGGTCCAGGGCGTCGAAGATCTCCTCGCCGCAGTTGCGGAACATCCCCAGCGGCGCGCCGTAGGGGTCGTCCACCTCGTCCGCCTCCGGGGTCGCCGCCAGCAGCCAGCCGCGCAGCGCGGCCGCGGCCCGGACCAGCACCCGGGCGCGCTCCGCCACCTCGGCCGGGGACTCGGCCGCCTCCGGCAGAGTGGCCGGGTCTATCGCCTTCACCAGCCGGGTGAACTCCTTCAGGGTGAAGGTGCGCAGTCCGGCGGCGTGGCCCATCGAGATGACCTGGGCCCGGTGGTCCCGGGTCGCGGTCAGCACCAGGTCCGCCCCGATCACATGCTCGTCGAGCAGCTCCCGGCCCACGAACCCGCCCGAGTCGGCGCCGTACTCGACCAGCACCTCGGCCGCGTTGGACTCCATCGGCGCGCCCTCGTGCCCCCAGGTGCCCGCGCTCTCGACCAGGATGTCGCCGGCCCGGGCGCCGAGCCGGTCGGTCAGCTCGTGCCGGGTCAGCCGCTCGGCGATCGGCGAGCGGCAGACATTGCCGGTGCAGACATAGAGGATCTTGAAAGCCCCGTGCCGGGGTTCCGCGCCGCCGTAGTAGGGCCGGGGCACCGGCCGCCCCGACCGGGTGGCCAGGGGCATGACGGCACCCGCCGCGGCCCCGCGCAGGGACCCGGCTCCGGCATGGTCGGCCCAGGGGCCGACCGCTCGGACGTCGGTCAACTGCCGGCCTCCAGGTCCGGTACCACCTCGCGGAGCTGGGCAGCGGTGATCGCGCCCTCCCGCAGCAGTACCGGGGTCTTCCCGGTCACGTCGACGATCGACGAGGCGACCGCGTGGTCCGCCGTCCCGCCGTCCAGGTAGATCGACACGCTGTCGCCCAGCTGCCGCTGGGCCTCGTCGCAGTCGGCCGGCGGCGTGCCGCCGGTGAGGTTGGCGCTGGAGACGGCCAGCGGTCCGGTGGTGTTCAGCAGCTCGATGGCCACCGGGTGCAGCGGCATCCGCACCGCGACGCTGCCCCGGGTGTCGCCCAGGTCCCAGCGCAGCGAGGGCTGGTGCCGGGTGACCAGGGTCAGGCCGCCGGGCCAGAAGGCGTCGACCAGTTCCCAGGCCGACTCGGAGAAGTCGCTGACCAGGCCGTGCAGCGTGGTCGGCGAGCCGACCAGCACCGGGGTGGGCATATTGCGGCCCCGGCCCTTGGCGGCCAGCAGGTCGGCGACGGCCTCCGGCTTGAAGGCGTCCGCGCCGATCCCGTACAGGGTGTCCGTGGGCAGCACGACGAGCTCGCCGCGCCTGATCGCGGACGCGGCCTCACGCAGACCGGCGGCGCGGTCGCTCGGATCGGCACAGTCGTAGCGGCGGCTCATCGGTGCAGGCCCCTTCCCTGGGACGGCGAAGACGTGATGCGGGTACTGGTGATGACGGTGGAGACGGCGGCAGGGTTCACAGCGCGGCCCTGCGGGCGGTGGCGAAACGGGGTCGGTTGTTGAGGTCGCGGTGGTCCGCGGCGTCCGTCCAGCCGGACTCCTCGCGGAAGATCCACGGCACCAGCCCGCCCTGGGTGTCGGCGTGCTCGATCACCACGACGCCGCCGGGCCGCAGCAGCCGGGCCGCGACCTTCTCGATGCCCCGGATGGTGTCGAGCCCGTCCTCGCCGGAGAACAGCGCCAGCTGCGGGTCGTGGTCGCGGGCCTCGGGTGCGACGTACTCCCACTCCGTCAGCGGGATGTACGGCGGGTTGCTGATCACCAGGTCGAAACGGCCGTGCAGCTCGGGCTGGTCCTCGAACGCCCTGGTGGCGTCCCCTTGGACCAGGCTGATCCGGGGCGCGTCCGGGCTGGCGTCGACATTGCGGCGGGCCCAGGCGTACGCCTCGTCCGACAGCTCGACGGCGTGCACCCGGCTCCGCGGCACCTCCTGCGCCAGCGCCAGGGCGATCGCGCCCGAGCCCGTGCACAGGTCGACCACCAGCGGTTCGGCGACGTCCATGGAGCGCAGCGCGTCTATCGCCCAGCCGACTACCGACTCGGTCTCCGGCCTGGGCACGAAGACGCCGGGGCCGACCTGGAGCTCCAGGTAGCGGAAGAAGGCCCGCCCGGTGATGTGCTGGAGCGGTTCACGGGCCTCGCGCCGGGAGATGACCTCCCAGTAGCGGGCGTCGAAGTCGCTGTCGGCGACGTTGTGCAGTTCCCCCCGCTTGACCTCATGGACGTACGCGGCCAGCTCCTCGGCGTCGAACCGGGGCGAGGGCACGCCCGCGGCGGCCAATCGCTGGGTGGCCTGGGCCACCTCGGCGAGCAGCAGGTTCACGTCAGTCCTCCTGTCAGGGGGTCCGGAGGGATGGGCAGGAGTCAGCCGTTCTGGGCCGCGGCCTCGAGCCGCGCCGCGGCGTCGGCGTCCACCGCCGACTGGATCAGCGCGTCGAGCTCGCCGCCCAGCACCTGGTCCAAGTTGTACGCCTTGAAGCCGGTGCGGTGGTCCGAGATGCGGTTCTCGGGGAAGTTGTAGGTACGGATGCGCTCCGAGCGGTCCACGGTGCGCACCTGGCTGCGGCGCGCGTCGCTGGCCTCCTGGTCGGCCTCCTCCTGGGCTGCCGCCAGGACGCGGGAACGCAGGATGCGCATGGCCGCCTCCTTGTTCTGCAGCTGGCTCTTCTGGTTCTGGCAGGAGGCGACGATACCGGTGGGCAGGTGGGTGATCCGCACCGCCGAGTCGGTGGTGTTGACCGACTGGCCGCCGGGGCCCGAGGAGCGGTACACGTCGATGCGCAGGTCGTTGGCGTTGATCTCGACCTCGACGTCCTCCGCCTCGGGGGTGACCAGCACGCCGGCCGCCGAGGTGTGGATCCGGCCCTGCGACTCGGTCGCGGGCACCCGCTGCACCCGGTGCACCCCGCCCTCGTACTTCAGCCGGGCCCAGACGCCTTGGCCCGGCTCGGCGCCGGCCCGTGCCTTCACCGCGACCTGGACGTCCTTGTAGCCGCCGAGGTCGGACTCGTTGGAGTCGATGATCTCGGTCTTCCAGCCGACCTTCTCGGCGTAGCGCAGGTACATCCGCAGCAGGTCGCCGGCGAACAGCGCGGACTCCTCGCCGCCCTCGCCGGCCTTGACCTCCAGCAGGACGTCCTTGTCGTCGTTGGGGTCGCGCGGGACCAGCAGCAGCCGGAGCGCCTCGGTCAGCTCCTCGCGGCGGTGCTCCAGCTGCTTGATCTCGGCGTAGAAGTCCGGGTCGTCGTCGGCGAGCTCGCGCGCGGTCCCGATGTCCTCACCGGTCTGCCGCCACTGGCGGTAGGTGGCGGTGATCGGGGTGAGCTCGGCGTAGCGCTTGGAGAGGCGGCGCGCCTCGGCCTGGTCCGCGTGGACCGCGGGATCAGCCAGCCGTTCCTCGAGAACCGCGTGCTCGCTCAGGAGCTCCTCGACTGCCTCGAACATGGGGCTGCGCCTTCTTCCGACGTGCGTGACGACAAGTGAGTGGGATGGGGTGGGGTCAGGGCTGGGCCCAACGCGAACGGCGCCGACCGGGTGCCCCCCGTTTCGGGAGGGCATCCGGTCGGCGCCGACAGGTCGCTAGCCCTGCTTGGCGGCGTGCTTCTTGCCGAAGCGGGCCTCGAAGCGGGCCACGCGGCCACCCGTGTCCATGAGCTTCTGCTTGCCGGTGTAGAAGGGGTGGCAGTTGGAGCAGATCTCAGCGCGCATGACGCCGGAGGGCTCGGTGCTGCGGGTGGTGAACTCGTTGCCACAGGTGCAGGTGACCTGGGTGACCACGTAGGTCGGGTGGATCTCGGGCTTCAAGGGGTGCTCCTAGGTTCGGGAGGGCTCCGGGTCGAACGGCGGGCTGCCATCCGTGAACCGGGACCGACGTACCAGTCTGCCAGCACTGGCCGCATCTCCCCAAACCGGGGACGGTCAGTAGGTATTCCTGCTAGGTCCAGACCGCAGCGGGCTGGTCTCGCAGTTCCCCGCGCCCCTGGGGGTCTGCAACTGAACCGCTGTGGGCAAGTTGCACTATCCAGGGGCGCGGGGAACTGCGCGACAAGCCATGCACCCGCCGCAGTCCGAAAAGCTACCCCGCCGACGCGCTCGTCGCAGGGTCCGCACTCTGCAGCGCCGTAACAGACTTCGGCACCGCCGCGTCGTCCTTGAGCGCCGCCCAAAGCTCCGTGGCCTGCGGCTCCAGCGCCACCACCCGGTTGGGATCGCTCGGCGCGGTGGTGTTGGGCATCGTCACCGCAGTGATCTCGGAGGACTTGACGGACTTCATGCTCTCGGCGAAGGAGACCAGCGAAGCGACCGAACCGAGCTCGCTGTCGGTCGTGATCGCACTGGTCGCGGTGGAGGCGAGTTCGTAGAGCTTCACCGGGTCGGTGAGCAGTCCGAGGTTCTGCACCTGCGCCATCAGCGACTTGACGAACTGCTGCTGCAGCTCGATCCGACCCAGGTCGCTGCCGTCCCCGACGCCGTGCCGGGTGCGGACGAACGCCAGGGCCTGGGCACCGGTCAGCTTGTTGGTGCCGGCCTGCAGATGCAGACCGCTGTCCGTGTCGTTGATGTCCACCGTGGTGGTGACGGCGACCCCGCCCAGCGCGTCGACCAGCTTGGCGAAGCCCTGGAAGTCGACCTCGACGTAGTGGTCCATCCGCAGGCCGGTCATCGACTCCACGGTCTTCACCGCGCAGGTCGCGCCGCCGACCTCGTAGGCGGTGTTGAACATCACGCCGGTGGCCCCGGCCTTGGTCCCGCAGGCGGGACGGGTGACCAGGGTGTCCCGGGGGATGCTGACCACATCGGCGTGGGTGTGCGCCTCGTTGACGTGGATGACCATCGCGGTGTCGGAGCGCGCCGTCCCGTCATCCGCGCCGCCGGCCAGCTTGCTGTTGCCGCCGGAGCGCGAGTCAGAGCCCAGGATCAGGATGTTCATGGCGCCGGTGGTGCTCGCGGCGGGGCGGTCGGTGCCCAGCGCGGCGTTGATGTCCACCGTCTTGATGTTGCTGTTGAGCTTCCAGTACAGATAGCCGCCCGTACCGGCGCAGATCACCAGGACAGCCGCGGTCGCCCAGGCCAGCAGAGTCAGCACGCGCCTTCGTGAGCGCGGGCGCTTGTGCTGCGGCATTTCGATCGACTTGTCCTCCATGTCCCAAACAGTAAACGCCCAGTCTGAGAACCACTCTCACAAAGCCGCCGCCCCGGGTACCTGACCCGGGGCGGCGGTTTCTGCCTGCAGGAGCGGACGCGATCAGTCCTGACCCGGCGTCGTCTTGGCGATCTGCATCAGGAACTCGGCGTTGCTCTTGGTCTGCTTCATCTTGTCCAGGAGCAGCTCGATGGCCTGCTGCGAGTCCAGCGCGTGCAGCACCCGGCGGAGCTTCCAGGTGATCGCCAGCTCCTCGGAGCCGAGCAGGATCTCCTCCTTGCGGGTGCTGGACGCGTCCACGTCCACCGCCGGGAAGATCCGCTTGTCGGCGAGCTTGCGGTCGAGCTTGAGCTCCATGTTGCCGGTGCCCTTGAACTCCTCGAAGATCACGTCGTCCATCCGCGAGCCGGTGTCGACCAGCGCGGTGGCGATGAT includes:
- a CDS encoding protein-tyrosine-phosphatase, with translation MTDVRAVGPWADHAGAGSLRGAAAGAVMPLATRSGRPVPRPYYGGAEPRHGAFKILYVCTGNVCRSPIAERLTRHELTDRLGARAGDILVESAGTWGHEGAPMESNAAEVLVEYGADSGGFVGRELLDEHVIGADLVLTATRDHRAQVISMGHAAGLRTFTLKEFTRLVKAIDPATLPEAAESPAEVAERARVLVRAAAALRGWLLAATPEADEVDDPYGAPLGMFRNCGEEIFDALDPIVTALTGVARVTV
- the prmC gene encoding peptide chain release factor N(5)-glutamine methyltransferase; its protein translation is MNLLLAEVAQATQRLAAAGVPSPRFDAEELAAYVHEVKRGELHNVADSDFDARYWEVISRREAREPLQHITGRAFFRYLELQVGPGVFVPRPETESVVGWAIDALRSMDVAEPLVVDLCTGSGAIALALAQEVPRSRVHAVELSDEAYAWARRNVDASPDAPRISLVQGDATRAFEDQPELHGRFDLVISNPPYIPLTEWEYVAPEARDHDPQLALFSGEDGLDTIRGIEKVAARLLRPGGVVVIEHADTQGGLVPWIFREESGWTDAADHRDLNNRPRFATARRAAL
- the prfA gene encoding peptide chain release factor 1, yielding MFEAVEELLSEHAVLEERLADPAVHADQAEARRLSKRYAELTPITATYRQWRQTGEDIGTARELADDDPDFYAEIKQLEHRREELTEALRLLLVPRDPNDDKDVLLEVKAGEGGEESALFAGDLLRMYLRYAEKVGWKTEIIDSNESDLGGYKDVQVAVKARAGAEPGQGVWARLKYEGGVHRVQRVPATESQGRIHTSAAGVLVTPEAEDVEVEINANDLRIDVYRSSGPGGQSVNTTDSAVRITHLPTGIVASCQNQKSQLQNKEAAMRILRSRVLAAAQEEADQEASDARRSQVRTVDRSERIRTYNFPENRISDHRTGFKAYNLDQVLGGELDALIQSAVDADAAARLEAAAQNG
- the rpmE gene encoding 50S ribosomal protein L31 gives rise to the protein MKPEIHPTYVVTQVTCTCGNEFTTRSTEPSGVMRAEICSNCHPFYTGKQKLMDTGGRVARFEARFGKKHAAKQG
- a CDS encoding L-threonylcarbamoyladenylate synthase yields the protein MSRRYDCADPSDRAAGLREAASAIRRGELVVLPTDTLYGIGADAFKPEAVADLLAAKGRGRNMPTPVLVGSPTTLHGLVSDFSESAWELVDAFWPGGLTLVTRHQPSLRWDLGDTRGSVAVRMPLHPVAIELLNTTGPLAVSSANLTGGTPPADCDEAQRQLGDSVSIYLDGGTADHAVASSIVDVTGKTPVLLREGAITAAQLREVVPDLEAGS
- a CDS encoding LCP family protein, whose protein sequence is MEDKSIEMPQHKRPRSRRRVLTLLAWATAAVLVICAGTGGYLYWKLNSNIKTVDINAALGTDRPAASTTGAMNILILGSDSRSGGNSKLAGGADDGTARSDTAMVIHVNEAHTHADVVSIPRDTLVTRPACGTKAGATGVMFNTAYEVGGATCAVKTVESMTGLRMDHYVEVDFQGFAKLVDALGGVAVTTTVDINDTDSGLHLQAGTNKLTGAQALAFVRTRHGVGDGSDLGRIELQQQFVKSLMAQVQNLGLLTDPVKLYELASTATSAITTDSELGSVASLVSFAESMKSVKSSEITAVTMPNTTAPSDPNRVVALEPQATELWAALKDDAAVPKSVTALQSADPATSASAG